The proteins below are encoded in one region of Peribacillus muralis:
- a CDS encoding LytR/AlgR family response regulator transcription factor, whose amino-acid sequence MLKAFIVEDEPLARDELKYLLKRSRQVEVVGEAEGIEGAMNNIPGLKPDLVFLDIELADGNGLQLAKQLAELEPAPTLIFATAYDEFALQAFESYAFDYLLKPFDEKRIRKTLEKLVKVRKAGELETSTKPPLRTAVGQTGKLAVEIDDRIVLIDRDSILFIGLIDGKTFIKTEETEYKMGDPLIVFERKLDQRLFLRVHRGFIVNITHIAEIQPWFNSTYNLIMSDGSNIPVSRTYVKELKQLIGF is encoded by the coding sequence ATGTTGAAAGCATTTATCGTAGAAGATGAACCACTGGCAAGGGATGAATTGAAATACCTCCTGAAAAGGAGCAGGCAAGTTGAAGTCGTGGGCGAGGCGGAAGGGATAGAAGGGGCCATGAACAATATTCCAGGCTTGAAGCCAGATCTTGTCTTCTTGGATATTGAGCTGGCAGACGGCAATGGCTTACAATTGGCCAAACAATTGGCAGAGCTTGAGCCGGCCCCAACACTCATTTTTGCCACGGCTTATGACGAGTTTGCCCTTCAGGCCTTTGAATCGTATGCATTTGATTACCTATTGAAGCCCTTTGATGAAAAGCGGATACGGAAAACCTTGGAAAAGCTCGTCAAAGTGCGTAAAGCAGGGGAGCTTGAAACAAGTACAAAGCCGCCGCTTCGTACGGCGGTGGGGCAGACAGGGAAACTGGCTGTGGAAATCGATGACCGGATCGTTTTGATCGACCGTGATTCAATATTATTCATCGGCCTCATCGATGGAAAGACGTTCATCAAAACGGAAGAAACTGAATATAAAATGGGCGACCCGCTCATCGTGTTTGAAAGAAAGCTTGACCAACGCTTGTTTTTACGGGTGCATCGCGGGTTTATCGTCAATATCACCCATATAGCTGAAATCCAGCCTTGGTTCAATTCGACGTATAACCTCATCATGAGCGATGGATCGAACATACCCGTGAGCCGCACCTATGTAAAGGAGCTAAAGCAGCTTATTGGTTTTTAA